From a region of the Maridesulfovibrio ferrireducens genome:
- a CDS encoding response regulator, whose amino-acid sequence MKRALIIEDNDDNLELISFILNAYGYEYSSAMSGMEGYNKALTEHPDFILLDIQLPDISGTEVLAKLRATEATKSIPVIAMTSYAMAGDREKLMDAGCNGYIEKPIDPEIVIQQIQSFLDNT is encoded by the coding sequence ATGAAACGCGCCTTAATTATTGAAGACAATGATGACAATTTGGAGCTTATATCTTTCATTCTTAATGCATACGGTTATGAATATAGTTCAGCAATGAGTGGAATGGAAGGATATAACAAAGCCCTTACTGAGCATCCGGATTTCATCCTTCTGGATATCCAGCTTCCAGATATTTCCGGCACCGAAGTGTTGGCAAAGCTACGGGCTACAGAGGCGACAAAGTCTATCCCCGTCATCGCCATGACGTCATATGCAATGGCTGGAGACCGCGAGAAGCTTATGGACGCGGGGTGTAACGGATATATTGAAAAGCCCATAGATCCGGAGATAGTTATACAACAGATCCAGTCCTTTCTTGATAATACGTAA
- a CDS encoding transporter substrate-binding domain-containing protein, which translates to MNSTLFFVSKRHRWIVAFVLWLLCLVVSLPSSAAEAISTPLTVKVGAYDNYPKIFLDNTGKYAGIFPDILSAVAKRQGWKLEYVSGTWPECMKRLESGKIDIMVDVAYSKKRAAKFDFNDESVFMNWGAIYTRADLDVATLTELQGLRIAVMKGSIHTSGKGGIKGLLKRFDVKPAKFIEVASYKDVFQMLDMEQADAGVVNRIYGVVFEGHYNVGKTSIIFNPINLHFAFPKKGKLTKELKSAIDKDLIELKREKNSSYYRSLEKYLTIGPPMTPIVSTKDGTERIALTEEEEAWVRAHPVVRFAVDPEFVPYEFLGANGEFGGIASDYVRLVSKRLGIKFERVTDLSWDDAVKEAREKNIDAFPCVGKTGKRMEFLRYSRPYTQYNRIVVTRTNAPFITGLSDIADLKIAVQENTSHEGYLLENTAIRPVGYKTLRDALESVSRGDTDAMVGNLAAVAYWIRTLDLTNLKVAAPAGESQSNLYFAVRKDWPELVLMINKALLSITPEEGQAIMQRWVGLEFKTGLDPIVVKKYAINIAIGGSLLLLIIFAWTYNLKKEVAKRREVEARLRYSNELKGMLTKISTDFVSLPYQRINTAMQGAMQRIGQVLQANTVYLLRVDSSGVLYCAEMWKEGTKGGSSTCEDHGLELVQTPWRKEKIMNGEMIIIPSVAALEPGEESAKTWLEGKHIGSLFETPLSYEGNIVGLLGISSSKDGVKWDDVETAFMQLTGQVFTNAFKRQNFEQALQENAKALRIANDRLQELDHLKSMFIASMSHELRTPLNSIIGFTGIMIKGMSGELNDVQKSQLGRVYQSSKHLLALITDVIDISKIESGRVDVFIEPFSLSEVIQEAVTVVEPAREKKGLALQVNMNGEILMKTDRKRVLQCLLNFLSNSIKYTEKGTVTLSVVRQDSQVEIEVKDTGIGIEEKDMPRLFEPFERMESHLKVKAGGTGLGLYLTKKLVSEMLHGEVFMHSKPGQGSTFGMRIPIDLNNFSKNNDNNAGKDL; encoded by the coding sequence ATGAATTCCACTTTATTTTTCGTCTCAAAACGACATCGATGGATAGTGGCCTTCGTCTTATGGTTACTCTGTCTGGTCGTATCTTTACCTTCATCCGCAGCCGAAGCCATCTCTACCCCCCTGACCGTCAAGGTGGGGGCATACGATAATTATCCCAAAATTTTTCTTGATAACACGGGGAAATATGCAGGTATCTTTCCGGACATACTCAGCGCTGTGGCTAAGCGGCAGGGCTGGAAACTCGAATACGTGAGTGGAACATGGCCCGAATGCATGAAGCGGCTAGAATCGGGCAAAATCGACATAATGGTTGATGTCGCATATTCCAAAAAGAGAGCCGCGAAGTTCGATTTCAATGATGAAAGCGTGTTCATGAACTGGGGAGCCATCTACACCCGCGCGGATCTGGATGTAGCGACCCTTACGGAACTGCAAGGACTGCGCATAGCGGTTATGAAAGGTAGCATTCACACTTCGGGCAAGGGAGGAATCAAGGGATTACTCAAGCGATTCGATGTTAAGCCGGCAAAGTTCATAGAGGTAGCCTCATATAAAGATGTCTTCCAAATGCTGGACATGGAACAAGCAGACGCAGGCGTCGTAAATCGTATTTACGGGGTCGTTTTCGAAGGCCACTACAACGTGGGCAAGACCTCGATCATATTCAATCCCATTAATCTACATTTTGCTTTTCCTAAAAAAGGCAAACTGACCAAGGAGCTCAAGTCCGCCATAGACAAGGACCTTATTGAGCTAAAAAGAGAAAAGAACTCCTCATATTACAGGTCTTTGGAAAAATATTTGACCATAGGTCCTCCCATGACCCCCATAGTCTCAACCAAGGACGGCACCGAGCGCATCGCCCTCACGGAAGAAGAGGAAGCTTGGGTCCGGGCGCATCCAGTAGTGCGTTTCGCTGTGGACCCTGAATTCGTTCCCTATGAATTTTTGGGAGCCAACGGTGAGTTTGGCGGCATAGCCTCTGATTACGTACGGCTGGTATCAAAGCGTTTAGGTATCAAGTTTGAACGCGTCACCGACCTTTCATGGGACGATGCTGTGAAAGAAGCACGGGAAAAGAATATTGATGCCTTTCCCTGTGTGGGAAAGACTGGCAAGAGAATGGAGTTCCTTCGTTATTCCAGACCCTATACGCAGTACAACAGAATCGTGGTCACCCGGACAAATGCCCCGTTCATCACAGGTTTGAGCGACATCGCCGACTTGAAGATAGCTGTGCAGGAGAACACTTCCCATGAAGGATACCTGCTAGAAAATACTGCCATACGCCCTGTAGGGTACAAGACTCTCAGAGATGCCTTGGAAAGCGTGTCACGGGGAGACACTGACGCTATGGTAGGCAACCTCGCTGCTGTGGCTTACTGGATTCGCACACTCGACTTAACCAACCTGAAGGTTGCCGCACCCGCCGGAGAGAGCCAATCGAACCTATATTTCGCAGTCCGTAAAGACTGGCCGGAATTGGTCCTTATGATCAACAAAGCTCTCCTGTCCATCACGCCGGAGGAGGGACAGGCCATCATGCAACGCTGGGTTGGCCTAGAGTTCAAGACGGGTTTAGATCCAATCGTAGTTAAGAAATATGCCATCAATATCGCAATCGGAGGCAGCCTTCTCCTTCTGATCATTTTCGCATGGACTTACAATCTCAAAAAGGAAGTAGCCAAACGACGAGAAGTTGAGGCCCGACTGCGGTACAGCAATGAATTGAAGGGAATGCTTACCAAGATTTCCACCGACTTCGTCAGCCTTCCGTACCAACGCATCAACACCGCCATGCAAGGGGCAATGCAACGGATAGGACAGGTACTTCAGGCCAATACAGTCTACCTCCTGCGCGTAGATAGCTCCGGGGTATTGTACTGCGCAGAGATGTGGAAGGAAGGGACCAAAGGCGGGAGCTCAACCTGTGAGGACCATGGTCTGGAATTGGTTCAAACTCCATGGCGCAAGGAAAAAATCATGAATGGAGAGATGATTATTATCCCTTCTGTGGCGGCTCTGGAGCCAGGAGAGGAATCTGCAAAGACATGGCTTGAGGGAAAACATATAGGTTCCCTTTTCGAGACGCCTTTGAGCTACGAAGGTAATATCGTGGGACTTCTGGGGATTTCCTCTTCAAAGGACGGTGTAAAGTGGGACGATGTTGAAACAGCCTTTATGCAGCTCACGGGGCAGGTATTTACAAATGCGTTTAAACGCCAGAACTTTGAGCAAGCGTTACAAGAAAACGCTAAAGCATTGCGCATTGCCAATGACCGATTGCAGGAGCTCGACCACCTCAAGTCAATGTTTATCGCATCCATGTCTCACGAACTCCGCACGCCGCTTAACTCAATCATCGGCTTCACTGGAATCATGATTAAGGGCATGTCGGGTGAGCTGAACGATGTACAGAAGAGTCAGTTGGGCAGGGTTTACCAATCCTCCAAACATCTACTCGCGCTGATTACGGATGTTATAGACATTTCTAAGATCGAATCTGGCCGGGTAGACGTGTTCATCGAGCCATTCTCACTGTCCGAAGTGATCCAAGAGGCCGTGACCGTTGTTGAACCCGCGCGTGAGAAGAAAGGGCTTGCGCTTCAAGTCAATATGAACGGTGAAATCCTTATGAAGACCGACCGTAAACGGGTTCTGCAATGTCTGCTCAATTTTCTGAGTAACAGCATAAAGTACACGGAGAAGGGAACGGTTACATTAAGTGTTGTTCGTCAGGACAGCCAAGTGGAGATAGAGGTTAAGGATACAGGGATCGGCATCGAAGAAAAGGACATGCCTCGTCTGTTCGAGCCGTTCGAGCGAATGGAATCTCACTTGAAGGTCAAGGCCGGAGGGACCGGCTTAGGGCTCTATTTGACCAAAAAACTCGTCTCCGAGATGTTGCATGGCGAAGTGTTCATGCACAGCAAACCGGGACAAGGGAGCACATTCGGTATGCGTATTCCGATTGATCTGAATAACTTTTCCAAAAATAATGATAATAATGCAGGGAAAGATTTATGA
- a CDS encoding PilZ domain-containing protein: MSEKQVEQDVVSSGASDNLGLQHGGNANVELFSTGERLWGEVVGIRPGYFLSIWLPALREGNYKRILIEDSAVTVRAKCDGCYLCGFRATVTRVMTYPYPLLYLAYPSKFEKVNLRNNKRVECFQSVILTYKDKEYKGVFRDISEGGGRISFVFRKGETMEEIKENEFVNFKFQYEEGAAMLFGVGVVRNFISCGNKISMGFKFVSFEDDSHTLLKKVIESFDI; the protein is encoded by the coding sequence ATGAGTGAGAAGCAGGTTGAGCAGGACGTGGTTTCCAGTGGAGCAAGTGATAATTTGGGATTGCAGCATGGTGGTAATGCCAATGTTGAGCTGTTTTCCACAGGTGAAAGATTGTGGGGAGAAGTTGTCGGGATTAGGCCCGGCTATTTTCTTAGTATCTGGCTTCCTGCTTTGCGGGAAGGTAATTACAAACGAATATTGATTGAGGATTCAGCTGTAACTGTCAGAGCAAAGTGTGACGGGTGTTATCTCTGTGGATTCAGGGCAACTGTCACCCGCGTTATGACTTATCCCTATCCACTTCTTTATTTAGCTTATCCAAGTAAATTTGAAAAAGTTAACCTCAGAAATAATAAGCGAGTGGAATGTTTTCAGTCTGTAATTCTTACCTATAAAGACAAAGAATATAAGGGAGTATTCAGGGATATTTCTGAAGGGGGCGGTAGGATTTCTTTTGTTTTTCGTAAAGGTGAGACAATGGAGGAGATTAAGGAAAATGAGTTCGTCAATTTCAAGTTTCAATATGAAGAAGGCGCTGCAATGTTGTTCGGAGTAGGAGTCGTACGTAATTTTATTAGCTGTGGAAATAAAATTTCAATGGGTTTTAAATTTGTCAGTTTTGAAGATGACTCACACACCTTGCTGAAAAAAGTCATTGAGTCTTTCGATATATAG
- a CDS encoding glycine betaine ABC transporter substrate-binding protein: MFKRIIPFVLLIVFLSTNAFADRPKIKLVTTPYACAITSTNLAAAVLDRAGYDAEITMVSVATMWKALEIGEADASVGAWLPQTHGTYYAEVKDKVENYGANTKGARLGWVVPKYVTIDSITELNANKDKFGNEIVGIAPSAGLMLLSETAIKEYDLDLELKESSGAAMTAMLGDAIRQKKWIVVTGWSPHWKFGRWELKYLEDPKGILGGPEEIVTIVRKGFSKDYPEAAAILDRIYWDIDVMQTEMFKNEEEGAVPLKNANVFLDNHPELLKKWLGK; the protein is encoded by the coding sequence ATGTTTAAAAGAATTATACCTTTTGTCCTGCTGATTGTATTTCTATCTACAAATGCATTTGCGGACAGACCGAAGATTAAGCTTGTGACTACGCCTTATGCATGTGCGATTACTTCTACCAATCTGGCGGCTGCTGTTCTTGATCGTGCGGGCTACGACGCTGAGATAACGATGGTTTCAGTAGCTACCATGTGGAAAGCTCTTGAGATAGGTGAAGCTGATGCGTCAGTCGGGGCCTGGCTTCCGCAGACACATGGTACCTATTATGCCGAGGTTAAAGACAAGGTCGAAAACTATGGAGCCAACACCAAAGGGGCCCGTCTGGGGTGGGTTGTTCCCAAATATGTGACCATTGATTCAATAACCGAACTCAATGCCAATAAAGATAAGTTTGGTAATGAAATTGTAGGTATAGCTCCTAGCGCGGGGCTGATGTTGCTCTCTGAAACGGCCATAAAAGAATATGATCTTGATTTAGAACTCAAGGAAAGCAGCGGGGCGGCAATGACTGCTATGCTTGGTGATGCGATCCGTCAAAAAAAATGGATTGTGGTAACCGGATGGTCGCCGCATTGGAAATTCGGACGTTGGGAACTCAAATATCTTGAAGACCCCAAAGGTATTTTGGGAGGTCCAGAAGAAATCGTAACTATCGTGCGCAAAGGATTCTCCAAAGATTACCCAGAAGCCGCTGCAATTTTGGATCGTATCTATTGGGATATTGATGTGATGCAGACAGAGATGTTTAAAAATGAGGAAGAAGGGGCTGTCCCGTTGAAAAACGCAAATGTTTTTCTGGATAACCATCCTGAGTTGTTGAAAAAATGGCTCGGTAAGTAA
- a CDS encoding DUF4145 domain-containing protein: MVIRSKPATVSEKSFNCPCCGAYTSQSWKKLYIEPVGEDGTPFFPAKDFRAIIEAASDVEEDQKNATIDYCEKVNSGIPFLEKQKNSHYSRFLAGNIHLSECYACKKIAVWVYDKLIYPAQKYQVDPNSDMPDDVRCDFEEAALIVNDSPRGAAALLRLAIQKLCKHLGKPGKNINADIASLVQDGLDPMIQKALDVVRIVGNAAVHPAEINLNDNKDIAYQLFSFVNIIVKEMISRPKEIQESFYGQSSTMLEAIEKRDNGKKK, encoded by the coding sequence ATGGTTATAAGAAGTAAGCCTGCAACTGTATCTGAAAAGTCTTTTAATTGTCCTTGCTGCGGAGCATATACCAGTCAGAGTTGGAAGAAATTATATATAGAGCCAGTAGGTGAGGATGGAACACCATTTTTTCCAGCTAAAGACTTTCGTGCAATTATTGAGGCTGCTAGTGATGTGGAAGAAGATCAAAAAAATGCGACAATAGATTACTGTGAAAAGGTTAATTCAGGTATTCCTTTTTTAGAGAAACAGAAAAATTCTCATTATAGTCGATTTTTAGCGGGTAACATTCACCTTAGTGAATGTTACGCGTGTAAAAAAATAGCTGTGTGGGTTTACGATAAACTCATTTACCCTGCACAAAAATATCAGGTAGATCCGAACTCTGATATGCCTGATGATGTTCGTTGTGATTTTGAAGAAGCGGCCTTGATAGTCAATGATTCACCAAGAGGCGCAGCCGCTTTATTGCGTCTTGCAATTCAAAAGTTGTGTAAGCATCTGGGAAAACCAGGTAAAAATATTAATGCTGATATTGCCAGCTTAGTACAAGATGGTTTGGATCCTATGATTCAGAAAGCTTTGGATGTTGTGCGCATAGTTGGAAATGCAGCTGTCCATCCGGCTGAGATAAATCTAAATGACAATAAGGATATAGCTTACCAACTTTTTAGCTTCGTTAATATAATTGTAAAGGAAATGATTTCACGACCTAAAGAAATTCAAGAATCTTTCTATGGGCAATCTAGTACCATGCTTGAAGCCATAGAAAAGCGAGATAATGGAAAAAAGAAATAG
- a CDS encoding ABC transporter permease: MLDIAFKIASKIAWVGVVFIGITVISFWVIHLAPGSPTDMQTTMNPTATIETRQKLEKLYGLDKPLHVQYGKWISRMVRFDFGRSMSGDNRPVWERIKERLPLTFGMNVASLLLTLLIAVPIGVYSAWKQGGWFDRGMTVFVFIGFAVPGFWLALLLMLWLGIYYPILPISGLTSLDYEMLSPMGKFIDVSRHLALPIFIYTFGSLAGMSRFMRSSMLEVLRQDYITTAKAKGLPMRTVLFKHALRNGLLPVITLLGLSIPGLIGGSVIIESIFALPGLGQLFYNAVMSRDYSLIMGSLVLGALLTLAGNLLADAAYGFADPRIRAGGKD, from the coding sequence ATGCTGGATATTGCCTTTAAAATAGCTTCAAAAATAGCTTGGGTCGGTGTTGTCTTCATAGGCATCACTGTTATCAGCTTCTGGGTAATTCACCTTGCCCCCGGCTCGCCTACAGATATGCAGACCACCATGAACCCGACCGCTACAATCGAAACCCGCCAGAAACTTGAAAAACTTTACGGGCTGGATAAACCCCTGCACGTTCAATACGGCAAGTGGATTTCACGTATGGTCCGTTTCGATTTCGGACGCTCAATGTCCGGCGATAACCGTCCTGTGTGGGAACGCATAAAAGAAAGACTGCCTCTCACCTTCGGCATGAATGTAGCCTCGCTGTTGCTGACACTTTTGATAGCCGTACCTATAGGTGTGTACTCCGCGTGGAAACAAGGAGGCTGGTTCGACCGGGGAATGACGGTCTTTGTTTTCATAGGCTTTGCTGTGCCGGGCTTCTGGCTGGCACTTCTGCTCATGCTCTGGCTGGGCATCTATTACCCGATTCTGCCCATATCCGGCCTGACATCACTGGATTATGAGATGCTCTCACCGATGGGTAAATTTATTGATGTTTCGCGCCATCTGGCCCTTCCCATTTTTATATACACATTCGGCAGTCTGGCGGGAATGTCCCGTTTCATGCGTTCATCAATGCTGGAAGTTCTCCGGCAGGATTACATCACCACCGCCAAAGCTAAAGGGCTTCCCATGCGGACGGTGCTGTTCAAACATGCCCTGCGCAACGGACTGCTTCCTGTCATTACTCTGCTGGGCCTTTCCATTCCCGGCCTTATCGGCGGCAGTGTTATCATTGAATCAATTTTCGCCCTGCCCGGACTGGGACAGCTTTTTTATAATGCGGTTATGTCGCGTGACTATTCATTAATTATGGGTAGCCTTGTACTCGGAGCACTGCTCACCCTTGCCGGAAACTTACTGGCAGATGCGGCTTACGGTTTTGCCGATCCCCGCATTCGGGCCGGAGGTAAGGACTGA
- a CDS encoding ABC transporter permease: MLNKKPLTPPTRFERYGLLILGLTLVGTISIAAICAPLLTSYDPFALNVDNLLQAPNLTHLFGTDALGRDVFSRILYGGRVSLWVGFVAVGISTAIGLVLGLTAGYFGGLVDEIIMRGVDVMLCFPSFFLILAVIAFLEPGLMNIMIVIGFTSWMGVARLVRAETLSLRKRDFVQASKLAGAGPIRIMATHILPNAITPVLVSATLGVAGAILVESSLSFLGLGVQPPDPSWGNLLMDGKEVLEIAPWLSIFPGMAILLTVLGYNLLGEALRDILDPRLKQ; the protein is encoded by the coding sequence ATGCTGAACAAAAAACCACTTACTCCCCCCACCCGCTTTGAAAGATACGGCTTGCTTATTCTAGGGCTGACACTCGTGGGAACCATTTCAATTGCGGCAATCTGCGCGCCTCTGCTGACGTCCTATGACCCTTTTGCACTTAATGTGGATAACCTTCTGCAAGCTCCGAACTTAACGCACCTGTTCGGAACAGACGCGCTGGGCCGCGACGTTTTCTCCCGTATTCTGTACGGCGGACGCGTCTCGCTCTGGGTCGGATTTGTCGCAGTTGGAATTTCGACAGCTATAGGACTTGTGCTCGGGCTGACAGCAGGGTATTTCGGAGGTCTGGTTGATGAAATAATTATGCGCGGTGTTGACGTAATGCTCTGCTTTCCGTCATTTTTCCTAATTCTGGCGGTTATTGCCTTCCTTGAGCCGGGCCTCATGAACATTATGATTGTGATAGGATTCACCTCATGGATGGGCGTGGCAAGACTGGTGCGAGCGGAAACGTTGTCGCTTCGGAAGCGTGATTTTGTGCAAGCATCAAAGCTGGCAGGCGCTGGACCAATACGCATCATGGCAACTCATATTCTGCCAAACGCCATAACACCGGTGCTCGTTTCGGCTACTCTCGGCGTGGCGGGCGCAATACTTGTGGAATCATCTCTCAGCTTTCTCGGTCTCGGAGTTCAGCCGCCTGATCCATCTTGGGGCAACCTGCTCATGGATGGAAAAGAGGTTCTCGAAATTGCTCCGTGGCTCTCTATTTTCCCCGGAATGGCGATACTTCTAACCGTTCTGGGCTATAATCTACTTGGTGAAGCATTGCGTGATATTCTTGACCCCAGACTGAAACAGTAA
- a CDS encoding DNA repair protein RecN, with amino-acid sequence MLELLRIRDLALIEDAEIEFAPGMNALTGETGAGKSFILRAIDFLTGQRMAPDMVRPGKKQALVEAMFVHPDGQESIVRRVLSAETGRSKVYVNDKLSSQGIIRDMGATMILHTSQHAQQRLLQPSYQCMILDTFLKDKSLPKIKENILNSLRELLAKKEALKNRSANLLEKKDFLEFQRTEIEKVDPYLGEEEELLSKKNLLRQHEDAGKCIQNTMDIIRGEHDLSGGLSALTAEMERVCDLFPDYEKDQETVVEFKHFLDELGTRLRSQPLDFEMEESIDDIESRLYDLSKLKRKLGRTLDQIVGMQKEIEDNLNFLDSCAIELTQLERKEKELVDKLRAALETLFEARKVAATKLTSRIEAELKGLGFSDHVHVEFEFEPHELYPDLYEMRGRLMWVPNPGQAPQPLEKIASGGELSRFLLAITGLQGETDKPTLIFDEIDSGIGGTTLNRVGEKMQELAKRQQMILITHWPQLATLADRHFLIHKGVVNKETFTTCRQLNEAEVAAELSRMKGKE; translated from the coding sequence ATGCTGGAACTGCTTAGAATACGTGACCTTGCCCTGATTGAAGATGCTGAAATCGAATTCGCCCCCGGCATGAATGCCCTGACAGGCGAAACAGGAGCAGGTAAATCTTTCATTTTGCGCGCCATTGATTTTTTAACAGGGCAGCGCATGGCTCCCGATATGGTTCGCCCCGGTAAAAAACAGGCTTTAGTTGAAGCTATGTTTGTACATCCTGACGGACAGGAATCAATCGTCCGCAGAGTTCTTTCCGCTGAAACTGGACGTAGTAAAGTTTACGTCAATGACAAGCTCAGTTCACAGGGAATCATCCGTGACATGGGCGCGACAATGATTCTGCACACCAGTCAGCATGCTCAGCAAAGGCTCTTACAACCATCATATCAATGTATGATTCTTGATACTTTTCTAAAAGATAAATCTCTGCCCAAAATAAAAGAAAATATTTTAAACTCATTACGTGAACTTCTTGCAAAGAAAGAAGCTCTGAAAAACCGTTCAGCAAATTTGCTTGAAAAAAAAGATTTTCTCGAATTTCAACGCACTGAGATTGAAAAAGTTGATCCCTACCTCGGTGAAGAAGAGGAACTGCTCAGTAAAAAGAACCTGCTTCGTCAACATGAAGATGCTGGAAAATGTATCCAGAATACCATGGATATTATACGCGGTGAACATGACCTGTCAGGGGGACTATCCGCCCTTACAGCTGAAATGGAACGAGTCTGTGACCTCTTCCCCGATTACGAAAAAGATCAGGAAACAGTAGTTGAATTTAAACATTTTCTTGATGAACTGGGAACACGTCTCCGTTCGCAGCCGCTGGATTTTGAAATGGAAGAGTCTATCGATGATATCGAAAGCCGTCTTTATGATCTTTCAAAACTTAAGCGTAAACTGGGCCGCACACTGGATCAAATTGTGGGTATGCAGAAAGAAATTGAGGACAATCTCAACTTCCTTGATTCCTGCGCCATTGAACTTACCCAGCTTGAACGGAAAGAAAAAGAACTTGTCGACAAGCTTAGAGCGGCTTTGGAAACTCTTTTCGAAGCCAGAAAAGTTGCTGCAACGAAACTTACGTCCCGCATTGAAGCTGAACTGAAAGGACTGGGTTTTTCCGATCATGTTCACGTGGAATTCGAATTTGAACCCCATGAACTTTATCCGGATTTATATGAAATGCGCGGCAGACTTATGTGGGTTCCTAACCCCGGCCAAGCTCCGCAACCTCTTGAAAAAATTGCATCCGGCGGTGAGCTTTCACGCTTCCTGCTCGCCATTACGGGATTGCAGGGTGAGACAGATAAACCGACACTCATCTTTGATGAAATTGATTCAGGAATAGGCGGAACCACGCTGAACAGAGTCGGCGAAAAGATGCAGGAGCTTGCTAAGCGCCAGCAAATGATACTAATCACCCATTGGCCTCAGCTCGCAACTCTCGCGGACAGGCACTTCCTGATTCATAAAGGTGTGGTGAACAAGGAAACATTCACAACATGCAGACAGCTTAATGAAGCGGAAGTAGCCGCTGAACTTTCACGTATGAAGGGTAAGGAATAA
- a CDS encoding nitroreductase family protein translates to MIDNNPVLEALANRRAIRKYTDGPISREDLTAILEAGRWAPSGLNNQPWRFLVIHKDDPRAAKVAQCTKYSKIAQAAKVLICVFLERECIYNEMKDHQAVGACLQNMMLAAHSLDIGTVWLGEILNQEAQVLEVLNLPLEKYELQAVVAAGHPAQKGGSSRKELSEIMLETY, encoded by the coding sequence ATGATTGATAACAATCCCGTTCTTGAAGCTCTGGCGAATAGACGCGCCATACGAAAATACACGGACGGCCCCATTTCCCGTGAAGACCTGACTGCAATACTTGAAGCCGGCAGGTGGGCACCCAGCGGATTAAATAATCAGCCGTGGCGTTTTCTGGTGATACACAAAGACGACCCGCGTGCCGCAAAAGTTGCACAGTGCACAAAATATTCTAAAATTGCGCAAGCGGCAAAAGTCCTGATCTGTGTATTCCTTGAACGCGAATGTATCTATAATGAAATGAAAGACCATCAGGCTGTCGGTGCATGTCTGCAAAACATGATGCTCGCCGCCCATTCTTTAGATATCGGAACGGTCTGGCTCGGAGAAATTCTCAATCAGGAAGCACAGGTGCTCGAAGTACTGAATCTTCCGCTCGAAAAATATGAACTACAGGCTGTTGTAGCCGCAGGACACCCAGCCCAGAAGGGCGGGTCCAGTCGCAAAGAACTTTCTGAAATAATGTTGGAGACCTATTAA
- a CDS encoding MBL fold metallo-hydrolase: MDIKVFPLGPLETNCYVITNDNKAVVIDPGGDPTSLLNFFKKTGVELDCILNTHLHFDHIIGNAALVEATGKTIYAAESGLSLMETGLGDGSMIGVKVAPFESEHIKIGKTQIIGLECNVLSTPGHAPGSLTFYFPALETAFVGDLIFQRSIGRTDFPGGDLELLKKSVQENIFTLPEKTTLLSGHGPATSVGDEINHNPFFSSMQF; encoded by the coding sequence ATGGATATTAAAGTTTTTCCTCTCGGTCCGCTTGAAACTAATTGCTACGTGATCACTAATGACAATAAAGCTGTTGTAATTGATCCAGGCGGCGATCCTACTTCCCTGCTTAATTTTTTCAAAAAAACCGGAGTCGAGCTGGACTGTATTCTAAATACACATCTTCACTTCGATCACATAATTGGAAATGCAGCATTGGTTGAAGCTACCGGCAAGACTATATATGCCGCCGAGTCCGGACTTTCTCTTATGGAGACAGGATTAGGCGACGGCAGCATGATAGGTGTAAAGGTTGCCCCCTTCGAGTCAGAACACATCAAAATAGGTAAAACCCAAATAATAGGTCTTGAATGCAATGTCCTGTCTACTCCGGGCCATGCTCCGGGCAGTCTGACTTTTTATTTTCCAGCTCTTGAAACGGCTTTTGTGGGAGATCTCATTTTCCAGCGCTCCATCGGCAGAACTGATTTCCCCGGCGGTGATCTTGAACTGTTGAAAAAGTCCGTACAGGAAAACATTTTCACTTTACCCGAAAAGACCACTCTCCTATCAGGACACGGCCCTGCAACGTCTGTCGGCGATGAAATCAATCATAATCCTTTTTTTAGCAGCATGCAGTTTTAG